In Marinibacterium anthonyi, the DNA window TGGTGATGCGGCTTTCGCCCGTCTCAAGATCCGTTTCGAAACAGACCATGTCGGTGAAGGTGCCGCCCACGTCGGTGGCCACGCGCTTGGTGCTTTTGCTGGTCATGCGGAAACCTCCTGCGGATTGGCCTTGCGTTCGAGCAGCAGGCAAAGAGCGCCCGGCCCGATGAGCCGCGCCGCACGCTCGACCCGTTCGGGCGTGTAGTGATGGGCGACATCCAGGCAGTTGAGCGTGCCAAGGACCTCGCCCTGCACGACGACCGGCAGGTTCAGGCAGCTTTCGAACCCAAGGCTGACGATCAGTTCGTGATCGGGAAAATGCGGCGCGAAATCGGCCGGGACATGGGCGACGAAGGGTTTGTGGTTGTCGAGCACCTGCGTCCCCCAGTCGGTCGGCGGCATCGGCTTGGTGCCCCCGGGCGGATATTCGACAGGCATGTTCGACCAGCGGCGGCTGGCCAGCCGGGTCACCGGATCAAAGGTCATTACCGTGAACAACGGCGCGCCGATCTCTTCCTGCACCAGCGCGCAGAGGGCCGCGAACATGGTTTCCAGGTCATCGCCGGCAGCGGCTTGGGCAAAGGTGGTCCAGGCGGTCATTCGTTTTCTCCAGCGGCTTCCATCAGGGCGGCTTCGTGTCCGGCATGAGCTCCGGGAATGTCTTCGGCGCGTGCGATCCGATCGCCGAAGACATCCATCGTGCAGACATGGAGGATCGCCGTTTCGCTGTCGGTGTGGTTCCAGGTGGAATGCAGCCGCTGGGACGAGAAATGCAGGCTGTCCCCGGCTTCAAGTTCGATCCGCTGTCCTTCCAGTTCGACGGTCAGCGCGCCTTCGAGCACAAAGAAGATCTCCTCGCCCTCGTGGCTCTGCGGTTCACTCCGGTACCCCGGCGCCTCGCGGATGATGACGCCGTTCAGGACAGACCCAGCGAAGGTGGTCGAAATCCGTTCATAGGCCGTGGCCTCGGGGCTTTCCTGCTTCAGCGACAGTTTGCGGCGGGCGTCGTGGCGCGTTGCTTCGGGCGCGGGACCGGATCCGGGCAGCACGTCCTGCACCGCGATGCCAAGCACCGTGCAGATCCGGTTGAGCGAGGTCAGCGA includes these proteins:
- a CDS encoding DNA-binding transcriptional repressor PuuR, encoding MADDNKHEIGKPEIGAKLRARRRALKLTLQEVAERAGLSTGFMSQAERDIAVPSLTSLNRICTVLGIAVQDVLPGSGPAPEATRHDARRKLSLKQESPEATAYERISTTFAGSVLNGVIIREAPGYRSEPQSHEGEEIFFVLEGALTVELEGQRIELEAGDSLHFSSQRLHSTWNHTDSETAILHVCTMDVFGDRIARAEDIPGAHAGHEAALMEAAGENE